The Antarcticibacterium flavum genome contains the following window.
TATATTATTGCATCCAGGTCCAGCAAGTCCCCATCTGCAAATTGCTGTGAAAGTTTGGTTTGTAAAACTGTCCACCGCTCTTTTAATTGTTCATCTCTTGCCATTTGGCAAAGATACGTATCTTAGGCATTGTAAAAACTATATTTGAGCTAATGAATACAGTTGATATAATCCTGGCCGTGATCCTGCTTTATGGCCTGGTGAGGGGCTTCTTCCGCGGATTCTTTGCCGAACTTGCCTCCTTTGTAGCCTTCATAGCAGGTATCTATGTGGCGGTATATTTCTCCCATATTTTAAGCGATTATCTTGCCGACAGGGTTACCTGGAACATTCAATATGTGAATCTAACGGCATTTGCCATTACGTTTATACTGGTGGTATTCCTTATTTCTCTAGCAGGAAAATTTCTTACCAGCATAGCAAATCTTGCTATGCTGGGACTTCTGAATAAACTCCTGGGAGGCATCTTTGGCGTCCTGAAAGTAGCATTTATTGTAAGCGTGATCATCATGTTCTTCCATTCAACTGAAGAGGATGTGCAGGTAGTTGATGAAGAAACCCTGCAGGATTCAATTCTATATGGACCTGTACGCAATATCGCCCCGGCGATCATTCCTTCCATTATGAGAGAAGCCAGGGAGCTGGATTTGTTTGATGATGAGGAGGAGGAGACGGAGGTGTTGTAGGGGTTGGGCTTGCCCCGACCCGGAAGTTGGCGGTTTTCAGTTGTCGGTT
Protein-coding sequences here:
- a CDS encoding CvpA family protein is translated as MNTVDIILAVILLYGLVRGFFRGFFAELASFVAFIAGIYVAVYFSHILSDYLADRVTWNIQYVNLTAFAITFILVVFLISLAGKFLTSIANLAMLGLLNKLLGGIFGVLKVAFIVSVIIMFFHSTEEDVQVVDEETLQDSILYGPVRNIAPAIIPSIMREARELDLFDDEEEETEVL